One Vicia villosa cultivar HV-30 ecotype Madison, WI linkage group LG5, Vvil1.0, whole genome shotgun sequence genomic window, TTTCTGTACTCTGTTTGGTTTGATCAGAGCTATTATTTGCTTaatatgattttgttaaattctgTAGATGAAAAGATGGAGTAGGTTGATCTCTATTTTCCAATAGAAATGGAGAGTTTCATTAGGAAATTTTTTGGTGTATAAATAAATGTTCATTGAAGGAATTGTGACATGTATTTTGTATAATTGGACTTCTATAGAATTACAAAGACTAGTAATAGAGCCTTCCGTTTATTTTGAGAAATGTAGAGATCCTTACGCCCGTAGATGAGGAGTAAAAAGTGAAATACTTGAATAATGTGGGAGAAAGATAAACAGTGCTTAACTCTGAATTACGATTAAGTTAAAATAAATGTGAAAttgacaattaaataaatttacactaGTGAAATTTCCATGGCTGTACAACTTTTTCGGCTTAAAAAGAACTTTTAACATAGTGTGATGCCACATCTAGCTAATTGATGAGGGAAGTTCTTGAAATTATGTTAGACAATAAATTTTGTGGTCTGATGTTATATTGAATGTGACTTTAGAATTAGTCAATAATCTTTTGACTATCTGTAACGTATATTTATGCTGATCACCCAGTTGATCAAGCTGAGTTATTTATTCATTGAGAGAAAAGATTGTGATGGGTTTACTTTGCTCAATGAAGTTTACTGCGCTTCTCTTGAGCTTTTCAAATGGATTTGATCATAACGTGTCTTCTCTGGATACCTTTTGCATTTAAGCTTTTTCATGCATGTGGTAGTTAAAAGGTTAATCAAAAAGCATATTTCTTGAAATTTGATGTTCATTCAGATTTGATTCAAGAGGACTGTGTGTCAGTGTGCTGTATATTTTGTGCTTTGAGCTAGTGTCCATTTTCAAGTACCTCTTTGTACTTTGTTTAAAGAGCTCATCTATGACCAGCTTGTATAAACTGTCTCAGCTTTTGACTTATAATTTGGGTCCTTGTCAATATAATGACCTGATTCATTAGTAGATAGTTAGTACTTTTTAGCTTCGATACACTTTCGGTTATATTGCAATTTTTCTTGGCCTTCAATGAATGCATAATCGGAATATATTACTTATTACTTATTTTTCAAGTAGTAATGTAATATCCCTCTGTCTCATTATAGTGCACCCTGTGTATCATACTTGCTTCGGAAACGAGCCCTTTATGATGATATGTCAAGGTAATTGATacacttttttcttttccaaacttCATGAATGATTTGCACAGTTTTGTGTGTGATATATATTTGTCTTGTTTGTTCCAGATACACATGTTGTGCTGGTTACATGCCCTGCAGTGGTAGATGTGGAGAGAGTAAATGCCCCGAGTTTTGCCTTTGTACTGAGGTATAGAAACTTTTACTTGTTTTCCTTCCTTCATTATTGTATATGCTTGATATTTATACATGCTGTTATGGGTGTTTATCAATCTAGATTATTAGAAACATTGGTTGTCATAAAACAACTTCATTGATCCCTCCCTCATATTTTATTCATAAGTAAACAATATTGATTTTCATTAGTCTGTTTGCATTAGCTAAACTTGGTCTAGTGTGTCCCAAATAAATCTGCTTTCCCATTAGTCTGATATTGGACCCTGTCAACCTTGACATTTTCCTCTTCAATACCGAGATTTTCCTCTACGAGAACACTTTGCATCCAAGTGTACCCGCTCCTACAATAAATCAAACACATACTCTCTTTGAGAAATGAAGATGCCTTGCTTTGAGTTGGCCTAGTCATTTCCCATAATGTACGAAAGTTCTCCacagtccttcatctcaaactcaacAAATAGTTTCTATTTGAGTAGTTATCTCAGTTGGATAATCTCATGTAAGTGTAACAAATAACAAtattatcatcaatataaaccagAAGTGCTCTAGCATTTGGTCATGTAAATATTTGAAGAAGTGTGTGATCTCATTGTCTTTGCTTGTATCTCCTAGACACAATATTGCCTTCTTGAATCTTCCAAACCAAGTTCGGTGAGAATACTTTAGCTCATACAGTGTTGTTCTTAGTCTGCACAACTTGTTTGCCCCAGTAGTTCCAAATCCCAAGGGAATCTCAACAACTCCTCTATTATGGTGCTCTAACGATAAGGGCCTGATTAAGAATTAAGAATATATGGAACTCCAAGGACTCAATTTAAAACTTTTAtcttattaggattaggatttaatTAATTGAAAGTTCCCAATATAGGAATCTGTGACTTTTATCTTACTCCTATAAGAATTAAAAATCCCTAACTGTATAGGAATCTATAGATAAGCTTAACCTAGGGTGACTTTTCACCAATTTTTATGCCATTGTCAATAAtgaattaaattattagtttCATGGTCAATAGATGGCGTAAGATTTAAAATAGCCTTTTAGGTGGTGGATAGTAAGTTGTTAGTTTCATTTATTGAGCCATAGTTCATTTATATTTAACCTTTAGTTTTCATTATAGGCTGTTGACTCATCACATAGTTGAAGTGAAAGAAGTCTCTATTTGAATATGGTTGTAAAAGAGCATTAGGGCTATAAGTGAAACAATTTTATGGACCACTCTTGGGTCTGTTTTTTTGCACCTTGTGCGTTGAACTAATtcaattcattttgttttaacaaaaaaaaaagtataaatcaATTTCTTTtccattaaataaaataaagatcacaCAGGATTCCTTGAAGCTAGTTTTTTTATTCACTTGAATTTTTTGTCGTAATTTCAAATAACATGGTTAACTTTATATTTATGTATTGTTTCAGGTTTTCCTCTGTTTTGGAAATTCAGTGGCCTCAACTCGTTTTCTGTTGCAAGATGAATTTAACATTCAAACTACGCAATGTGATAACTGCATTATTGTACTCTCTCTCCTCTATTTCTTCCCTTCCTACTCCTATCTTTCTATTTCATGCTCACATCACAGCTTGATATACAGTTCATTTTTATTAATCATCAATTTTCTGCTAAATCACGTGCATTTATTTTGTTTAGGGTTTCATGTTTTGCCTTAACCAAGTTGCGTGCATATTCTCTATTGTTGCCATGATTGTGGGAAGTGAAGAAATTTCAGAGGCTTCTCAGTTGCTATCTTGTTTGGCTGAGCTTGTATACTGCACGTAAGTCTTTCTCTCAAATACCGTCGATTGTGCATTTTATAATGAAAAGTTTTGTACTAAACTTATGTTTCTTTTTATTTGTAGGGTGTGTGCGTGCATGCAGGTATGTTACTTATTACCAGCTGTTGGTTAATCATCATGTTGTTTAAATAATGATCATGACGAAAATGGAAAATACATTTATTTGCAGACTCAGCACAAGGTTGAAATGGACAAGCGTGACGGAAAGTTTGGACCTCATCCCGTAATGGCAGTGCCCCCTGCTCAGCAGATGTCACGCATTGATCAGCAAGTTCCTCCTTCGGTTGGGTATGCACCACAACCTGCGTATGGACAGTCTTATGGTTATCCACCTGCCCCACAACCTGCTCAGGGCTATCCCGCTACTGGTTACCCCCCAACTGCCTATCCTCCACCTGCTAATGCTTATCCTCCACAAGGATATCCTCCTTCTGGTTATTCTAGGTGATAAATAAATTTAGAACACCTTGTGTTGATCTAGGCACCTATTGATTGTTTCAGTAACCAGTGTTTTCTTCAAGTTCGTACATTCACAGCTACAGGTGTGATGAAAAAGCACTGGATAGATTGATTATTTTGCATTTACAATACCTATTGATCTGTATTCTCATACTTTGACTTCATTTTGTATATTGGTGTTTATATCATCGTGTTTGGTTATGTTCTATATGTGGTGTGATGTTTATACCCCCAAAAATAGAAGCTCAAaccaaaataaaatgaataatttgCTGTTCCAAGTATTTTAAAACccgtgattcaatgtgtgatatTTCAAAACACAATGGCATCAACAACTACataaacaacaccaacaacaatggCTGTATTTATGatcataaacacaaatacaatggAAAAACATAGAAAGCATGTCATCTTCAACAACATAAACACAAACACATTGGAAAAAGTTTACTGTATATACACGGGGAAAATGTTTATGTACCGGAAATGTGATGAATATCGAAAATGTGATGAATAAGTAAAAAAATGTTGAAAGATTATTTGTCTTCCTCCTTGACGGTACGTAAGGCAAGAACGGTGAAGTTGGTGTCGTCTTCTACCTTGACGATACGTAAGTCTAGAACGATAAAGATGGATGAAAAGGGTGTTGTTCGATGCAAATGGTGTTGCTTTGTTAGGGTTGAAAATGGTATTGTTTCATTAGGGTTGAAATTGTGGTTTCGTTAGAGTTGAAAATGACGTTGTTTCATCAGGGATGAAAATACTATTGTTTCGTTAGAGATGAAATGAAGAGACAAACTAGCTAACTGTATTTCTTTTAAATGAATAAGTCATTACACCACGGTCTTATCAAGAAACTGTAGTGATATACGAGAAACTTaatgaaattttattaaaaaacgtTAGGTTTTGAGCTTTTGAAAAAAATCGAAAATAATATATCACAACGGCTTGTTTAAAAACCGTAGtgatatatgatttaatttaatgtAATTTTATAAAGGGTTTAATATGTTTTTCGTCCCTATAAATAACCCAAAATTcgattttagtccctaaaaaaatttccttcaaacaatggtcctcatAAAAATTTCCGTCTACAATTTTGATCCCTGCTGTTAATTTGGTCTAATGGAAGCTGATGTGTCACGCCACGTGTCATGCCATGTCACTTAAAGTCAACGGCTGAAGTGAACGCAAAAAAAACTTAGATTGTGGGGGTTTTAAAGCTCCCTAAATTTGAAAGTGGAACAAATTCAGCAATGATAGCTCTAAGAAAATCTGAATGTGTAGCCTCATCAAGTTTTCCAAAAGCATACCTGTGAGATGCTAAATTATTGGCACCTAGTGACATGTGTTGGCTTCGTAGCAAAAATTGAGTTTATCTTTGGATGTTCTTCACCTTCTTCCTCATTTCATTCTATCATACATTCACTTCTCTTATTTGcatgttcttcatcttcctcatctcTCAAACAATTATCAATTTCAGGTTAGTTAGTGAGTTGGCTGATGCTAATTTGTTAGTAAAATGTTGCATTTGTGCAAATGGTGTGTTGAAACGGGCAATCATGATAATGctcagaagttgtttgatgaaacGCTTGAGCGAAATGTTTCAATGAGAATGTTAAAAAAAGTCTGAGATAGTAATTCATATTCTCCTTTGATTATTGTTAATTTGATTCTGATATTGAGAATgttggaaaagggaaaagaaggaGATAATGTGACTTGGTTAAGTTGGTTGTTTGAGAGGTTTTAAGCCCATGTCAGTGGCTGAATGGAATATGGAGGATGACTCAAGTGGGTGTATCAGAAGAACAAATTTGCAATGCGAGAATTCCAGTCCATCTAATAGGGATAATGACGTGCTAACTTGAATGTGGATTAAGTTGCTTGAAAAACCTCTCTTGCATGCATGTTCAGTTTGGTTTGGAGACCTTGTGAATCTGCATTAATTGTCTTCTGGTGATATTAGTGGAGAAGCTTTAATTATCAAGCTTGCAGCCTCAGAATTTCGTGATGCTAGTACAAATGGATATCGATTGAGGGTGATTGTTGGTGTGGTTGTGGTCTGCCTAATTTATTTACACATCACAAGCTTATGATTCAATTTCAATTTGCAGCTTGTGGAAACAAGAGAAGGCAATTGAGGAGAAGACATAACAGTGGACACGGTGGAGCAAAATAAGATTAGCATTAACACTCATGGTTTTTCTCCGTTATGTTTGTGTGGTGTGGGTCTACTCTATCCTGAccattttcattttatcaaataCCAAAAATTCAATTGACACGGCATATTCGTCCAAGTCTTCCCTTGGTTCAATTGATATGTGCCTCATAATAATTATTCTCACCACATTCACATCTAGTGATGACATCTATTTGCCTTTCTGAATCACTACTTCTTTCACTTTTATTtatgggaaaagctaacatgtgccccaagggcacacaTTAATAGGCTATTTgtagaaatttttttatttaaacatgTGCATTCAATGcctcgaaactttaaatatgactttattacatttaattacatttaactttttctaattatagcatccttaacatgtgcccttagagcACATGTTAGCCTGACCCTTTATTTATTACCTAAATGCTTGATGGGATATTGTTGATATAAGGTTGTCATTGTTGACATTGATGCTAAAATAATAATGACACAAAAGCAGGTTGGTTCATTCAAGATATTTGTTCTTTTATATGAACTAAATAAATTCTACTATCAAAGTTCTTAGAATAACTTTTCATTAACATGAAAacaaatatcaaatcaaattcaattaatTTGAAACTTTTCATTAACCCATAAAGAAATTCGAGTGCACAACAATTGAGCAAAATCATGacacaatatttttaattaaatttattggaAAACACATAAAAAATCAAGTGGGTATAATTAATCCGATTGTCAGAAAacaattcaaaatataaaaaagcAAAAAGGGAATAAAAATGAACCTTCACACAGTGTAACCATAGATGGATTTGGAGGATTTTTCGGCCATGTTAAATCTGCGAAAGAAGAGGTATAATGCAAAGACAAAAACAAGGGGAGGCAACAAGTTCTGAGCATTTTAATGGATGCCTGCAATCTAACGCATATTTGAGAGATTTTAGGGAGGTTTGTAACCCCCACAATCTATTACATTTAGTATGATGTTGACTTAAGTGACATGACATGACACGTGGCGTCACACATCAGCCTCCATTAGATGAAATAGACGGCAGGGATCAAAATTATGAATGGAAAATTTTATGAGGATCATTCTTTAAAGAAAAattttttagggactaaaactagaTTTTGGATTATTTACAGAGACCAcatacatatttaacccttttataAAAATACGTTGGTACGGCAATAGGCAATACAGTTCCGGCAAGTCTGGAAAAGAGTACGGCTGAACTGGATCTTCATGAACGAAGTACCAAAAAAGTCAAAGAAGGGGTGGGTCACCTGGTTGAGAAAGGCATCTCCTTCAAAGATATCATGGCCGGGAAAAGCAGGGATGATATGGAGGATGAATCTGAAAGTGAGAAGGAAGGTAGGGGAGATAATGAGGAGGATTATGGGGACATCAAGGTTGAGGAGGAATTGATAGGTGGATATGAATGCCCTAACTTCATTTTCTCGGAGAAGGAGGAGAAGAGAATTCAAAGACCTTGGAAGAGAGGAGTGATTGTCAAACTGTTAGGGAAGAAAATTGGATACAAGGCTCTCGAGAACAGACTAAACCAGATGTGGGTACGTAAAGGTATCATTAGTATCATTGATCTAAGCAATGATTACTATCTTGTGGCGTTCTCACATGAAGATGATAAGAAGGCGGCAATGCTTAATGGGTCGTGGTTCATTTACGATCACTATCTGACGGTTAAAGAATGGAGGCCGAATTTCCAACCAGAAATTGAATCCATAAACGAAGTGGCGGTGTGGGTTAGAATTGCTGGACTACCAATAGAATACTACGATTCTAGGGCATTAACATGTTTTGGCAATCGTATTGGTAGAACGGTGAAGGTTGATAAAACAACAACGAAGCAGGAGAGGGGCAAGTATGCTCGTATCTGTGTTACGGTGAATCTGTCGAAACCGCTCCTTGTTATGTTGAGAATCCAAGGAAGCTGTTACAAGATTGAATATGAAGGGCTCCATTTACTTTGTCTTGTTTGTGGTCGGTACGGTCATTATAAAGAAAGCTGCTCATTCAATAACAAAGGGAAGAACTTGTCAGGAGAAAGTAATAATGGAGAGAGGCATGTAGGGAAAGAAA contains:
- the LOC131603658 gene encoding uncharacterized protein LOC131603658; its protein translation is MAANQQNLEKMQLRQNYRNLWHTDLMRTIQADTPYCCFAVWCAPCVSYLLRKRALYDDMSRYTCCAGYMPCSGRCGESKCPEFCLCTEVFLCFGNSVASTRFLLQDEFNIQTTQCDNCIIGFMFCLNQVACIFSIVAMIVGSEEISEASQLLSCLAELVYCTVCACMQTQHKVEMDKRDGKFGPHPVMAVPPAQQMSRIDQQVPPSVGYAPQPAYGQSYGYPPAPQPAQGYPATGYPPTAYPPPANAYPPQGYPPSGYSR